The window CAACGCGTGGGCGACGATCAACCTGTTCGTGCAGTCGTGGGCGGCCCAGACCTTCGACGAGGACGACACTGACCCACCGGTTCGTGGGAAGGTGATGCTCGAAGAGATAGCGAAGACGGACTACGGCTAACCCTCCGTTTTCTCTCCGAGATCGCCGACGCGGTAGCCGCGCGGCTACCGATTGCTGCTTCTTTTCGCACCGATAGTCCTAGAATCAGAGAAACACTCTCACGCCACCCTTGACCACCGGGTACCATCACTTCCACCGATCTTAATTGCTGTCACCATCGTCGGGTATAGAACACAAACTTTGGGGTACTAATATTTGTGAGGTTTAGTACGCCGCTGAAAGGACCATAGTTTTTCTGCGGGGAGAGGCGTGACCGCCAATGACAGTTTCATCATCAGTCGCCACACAATCAGACAGCGCTACCGCTGCAAGCGATGCTCTCGCACCACCGGCTGAGACAGTTCGTTCGTGCGCAGACCGTGAACGCCGGCTTACTGAATACATTCGTGCCCATACGGGCGAGGATATCGCCGTCCGGCTTTCCTCAGACGTGCCGACCGCCTTCGTTGTGCCGACCAGTGAAGAGGCACTGATCGAGTCCGATAATGCCGACTTCGCCGATGATGAGGCTCGTCAACTCGTTGAGTCGGTCGACGCTAACTATCTCGTTCTCATATCTACTCGCCCAGCGACCATCGACAATCTCCCGATCGACGACCAGCTGACGGCCGATCGCGCCCAACAGTTCGGCTCCGCACTCCACGAGTTGGGCCACATCCGTTATACGGCCATCGCGAACGCCGCAGCACTCCTCGAAGAGCGCGTCGACGAAGCCCATCAGGAGTTCGTTCATGGGCTGTGGAACGCCTGTGAAGACGCCGCCATCGAAAACCAACTCAGACTCGATCAGAGCCAGATCGCCGCCGACCGGATCGAGCTCGTCAGACGCAGCATCAGCACTCAGGCTGAGGAGTATCAGACCGGAGAATCCTGTGCGTTCACCTTTCGGGATGCAATCGAGACAGCGCTGTACGATGAAGGCATCTACGACACGGGTGTTCGTGATGCGCTGTGCGATCCCGACGACGATCGGATCGTGTTCGCTGGTGACGCCGACCGGCAGGCATACGAGCAGGTCGCCGACAGCATCTCGGAACTCATCACGACGGTTCTCAGTACGCCCAACTCGGTTGAGCGAATCGAACACATCCTCGACTGGTGGGAGAGCGTCGTCAAACCGCTACTTGACCCGTCCCAACAGAACCAACAGGAGTCTGGCCAGCCAGATCCTGATGGAGCCACCGGCGAGTCCAGTACCGACGCCAGTAGCAGTGACAGGAGTAGTGGGTCATCAGCTGACGGTGAAGGTGAGAAATCCACCGACGAGAGTGCAGACGCAGACCGATCGTCGGCGGAGAGCGAAGCTGGTCAGACCGGCGAAAGCACTCCGGAAAGCAATAGTTCGGGCGACGATCCTGACAGCAGTAGCCGTGAAGAGAGTAGCACGTCAGATGGGATGGGTGAGTCGGATGAAAGCGAGGGGTCGGGTAGTTCGCAAGCGGAAAATCAGCCGAATCCAGATGCGATCAACACCGATCAACGCCAGTCGCATCCAGGAGCGGATGTACTCGACTATCCAGACATTGGAGGCGACGAAGATGCTGACGCACTTCGCCAGCCCGGACACGATGAGGGAGACAAGGACGAAGCTGGATCAAACGGAGACAGTGAAGTCGAAAGAGAGTCGGCTGACGACCATCAGGCCACAGGAGGAGATCGTGAAAACGAGAGTGCCGCCGATACAGCAGGCGATGCTGGTAGCGAGGACGATGGCCGTGAAAACGCCAATGGGGTTAGGGATTCGGACACCGACACCAGCCCAGACGAGGGAGGTGATACTGACGCTACGCCGGATAGCGGCACTGACGCAGGCAACAGCGAGGAGATGCCCGGAAGCAACGATGGACAGTCTTCCCAGAACGATAGTTCTGGCGCGAACCACAGTGAGACCACCGACGTAGCTGGTGAGAGTGACGAACAGGACAGTGAGGGTGAATCCGAAAGGGAAACATCAGAGTCCCAGTCCCGGTCTCAGTCCTCCGGAAACCCGTGGGGACCCAGCAACGACACGAATCAGACCTCGCTCGGGAGCTTCTCCACATCGGAATCTCAGACTGAGAGTGGAGCATCCGCTTCGGATAGCGGTGGCAGCGACGAATCACCTGCCAACGAATCCGATGCGGAACGTGACGGCTCTCCCACGGATGCCGGTGACGCTAATGAATCAGAATCGGAATCGGAGTCAGAGTCGAATGAAAGCAACACCGTAGGCGATTCTGGAAACGACACTACCGACGGCAGTGACGAGGGTAGTACTGATAAAGGACCGAACACCGATAGTGCGCACAACAGTGAGAGCGTCGGCGACGAGGGACCTGCCGAAAGTAGCAGCATTGAGGACGAGGATGGGGTCACTACTTCAGAAAGCGACACGCCGGCTTCCGATGGCGACACCGAGCGTGAGGATACGTCAACCGAGACCACTCCCGACGCAAACGAGCAGTCACCGGCATCGACCCCCGATCACGCAGACGGGGACGGCGGTCTCGATCGTGAGGGTGCGCTCGAAACTGACCGGGATGCAGCACACGACGAAGCCGAGCGTGCAACACCCGACGAGAGAGGGCTTGAACGCGATCTTGAGGATGTCGCTGACGCGCTCGATGCACTTGAGGAACAGGATGGGGGTGGAGCCGCACCAGGATCGCTGTCGGAACTCGACATCATGCCAGTCATGGAGGAGTCAAGCTCAAAAACGACGGCGGAGCGGTGGGGAGACGCCGCTGCCGATGCGGAGTTCGTTGGTGGGTCCCTTCGAAAGGCACTGAAAGAGAGTCACCGGGATGCACACCGCTCTGGCGTCACCAGTGGCACGTTCGATCGACGGCGTACGGCCGCTCTCGCCCGTGGCGATGTCGACGTGTTCCAGGTGCGCCAGCCCGGCGATGATAAGCAGTACGACCTCGTGATCATTCTCGATCGGAGTAACTCAATGCGGAAGCATATCAAAACCGCCGAGGACGCGCTCGTGCGGTTCGCACTCGCGTGCGAAGAGATCGGTATCAACGTCGGCGTGATCGACTTCATCAACACAGAAGCCCGGCTAATCAAGCCGTTCAGCGTTGGGAGTGCGCACGTTCGTGAGAGCCTCCTCTCCGAACGGTACGGTGGCAAGACACCGCTCGCGGATGCACTCGGGCTCAGTCGAGAGCTGCTCGAACAGCGGCGGAACAGCCCGCTTGTGCTTGTCGTCACCGATGGTAAGCCAGGCAGTGCAGATGCCTATCAAGACGAACTCACCCAGTCGTACGCGCCCGTCTGTGGGGTCACGCTGGTTCTCGATCAGCCCGCGGGGAGCGTGCCCGAAAGAGTCAGTCGCAACGAGCGGTTCTACGATCGTCACGTGTACGTCCACGACCCGAGCCAGCTCGCCAACCGACTCGATCAGTTCGCTGTGATGTTCAGTGGGTTGTGACCCTGTAGCCGGGCTACGATTTTTCTTTCCGAGAGAGGTGAGGCGATCTTCATGTCCGACACACTGTCTTTCGACGATGGAACAGAACTCGTCTTCGAAACACCTCCGTGGGCGTCCTGGAACCTCAATATCCACCGGAACGGTCCCGGACGCGATGCCGCTCACGCAATCGATCCCGAAACCCGTCGCAATATCGCGATCCACGAACGAGACTGTCTCTACCGACGACGCGAAGTTGCTTCGCGGCCTGGAGAGCGGTTGGCAGAATATCGCCGTCTCAAACTTCGTGAAATCGACGTCGATGGGCACGGGAACGTGTGGCTCGAATTCGATGCCGGTGAGCGATATAGCGCGAAAGGCGTTCTCACGACGCTTGAATCATCAGATCGGACTTGGCGACGCCAGACACCACGAGGAATCGATGGATCAGGCTCAACCTGGCGGCGGTGGGAAGACGTGCGCGACCGATCAGCCGTTCCCACGCCGCCATCGTGTGCAGCGCTCACTGTCGGCCAAGTCTCAGGAGCTGGCTCACGTGCCCGGATGAACGATTTCCTAGAAGGTGGTCCAGATGGACTCGTGGACCATACGCTTGGCAGCGTCCACGTCTGGAAGGCTGCATTCGAAGCCACCTACCAAGGCGAAACAATCGCTGTGTTGATCCTTTCAACACCCGCTTCACCACACGCTGATCCGAACTCGGAGATCGTGATCTCCCGGCTGGCCTGCCACCCAGTACGGCCTCAAAACACCTCGTCATGGTTCATCGCCCGAGCCAGAGACTGGGCTCGCGATCACGGCTACGAGCGGCTTGTCGCCTACGCGGGTGTCGGAGGCAACGATGGCACCTGCTACGAGGCCGCTGGATTCGAACTCGAAGAATCAGTCTGGGCAGACGGGAGTGGCTGGACCAATCGCGATGGACGCAGAAAAGTCGCCAATGGTGATCGGTGGCGACGCTCAAAGTGGGTATACATTCTTGATTAACATCCTCCAATCGAAGAACCCGCTTACCCGGTTTTTCCAGTCCAGAGAAACGAGACAGCAACCAACAACTGCTCGCCTTCATCCGTATCCATGTCTTCACAACAGATCCAACCGACAGACGAAAGCCTGCCATCGCTTGATCTCCCGTCCGGTGCGCTCCCCGTATCGCATCCCAACTACGTTCACGATGTCGAAGCTGATCCGCCCGAGATCGAACCAGTCGAGCACCGGTTGCGCGTCGATTTCATCGACGGTGGCCCTCTGACGCCACATCCACTCCACGGGTCGCACCAGCCGCGTCCGCGCCGGTACGCCGATCGGACGCTCACCGAGATCTCCCAGGCTGAACAGCGCTATTACCCGACGCTGCCAGATGGGGAGGAATTTGCAGATGCGCCTGCATTCCTGCGCGACGAACTCGCACCGTACTTCGCCGAGCTGCGTGAGATCCAACACCGACGATTCGAATGGTATACTGAGCATATCCCAAGAAACCTCGACCAGATTCTCGGTACTGTCGAGAGTCTGTATCCGAGCGCCGCCGGAGAGGCATTCGATGATGCGAATCAGTGGATCGGAGCCGTGATCATCCCCACAGAAACACCAACTGACGAGTTCGCAAACAAACGGGGCATCGACGAACAGTACGTCGTTCACGAAACGGATCTTGACGATCAGACAGCACCCTCTGAGTACGGTATCTCGCTTCCAGCACCAATCCTCACTGGGAAATACAACAGCCAGAGCCGGTATTCGCTCATCCCGTGGTCAGATGGGTTGGTCTGTGCTTGCCCGTACAAACAGAAGCGGCCGTCGCGAGTGATGTGTAAGCACGAGCTCGCGGCGACGATACGCCTCGCAAACGAGGATCAGTACGTGCTGCCAGTCGATGACGGTGTTGAGGTCCCCCAGCGGGCGCGACGATTCGTTAGTCCCACCATCGCTGCTCAGCACACGCCACGCCCTCCTCGCGAGGAGTAAGAGCAACCGTTGGGTTTTTGTCAAAGGTAAAAGTGAGCTAAACTGATGCAACGAAACTATGCCGTGATTGGCATAGCGTTTGTTTTGGTCACATCAATTATCGGAGGTGGAGTTTTCCTCGGAGACTCCTCCTCGAGTGATGCCACAAACGCTGTCCAAGCCGAAACAGCCGAAATGAGCGTTGAAAATGTAGAGGTCGTCAACCGCTCGAACGGGATCATCACCGCCGAGGTCACGATCTCCGGCGAGATGAATCAGAGTCAGCTCAAACAGTCTCTTTCGGAAATGTACGATGATCGGAAGGTGGCTGTCAGATCCATTCGTATCGAGAATGTCAGCGACGATGTCGCAACAGTGTCGCTCGTGACGCGAGGGGACTCGAACTCAGAGACCGTCGAGACCCAAATCGAAGACCAACTCACGAACCGAACCACGGAGAACCAGACAACGACGAATCAGTCAACCACAGCGGCCAACAACTCATCCGACAGCGACGAGACGATCGATAGAGATCCGAACGCAACCCACTATCAGATCGACTTCGTCAAGGGTGAGCCGATCGAGAACCTTCGCGGTCCCAACGGCACCTATACGAACGACCAACTGATTCGGTTCGCGCACGGCAGCAACGAAACGCCGCTCTATCGGTCGTCTGACGGCGAATTTACCACGAACGAGACGCTCGCACGATGTGTCGAAAGTACGCCAATCTCCGTTGATGCTGAAAACAATACTGCCACGGTGGCCGTCAGTGTTGCTGAAGGGTGCGGGCCGGTCGAACTCTCGCTGGTGAGCTACACGAAACCCGAACCGGTCTGGAGTCCTGAAACCGAGCACCTCCAGGTGTTCGTCGACGCCGATACTCAGACAATCGGACCAAACGAATCCCAGAATCTGACTATTGATCTACCGAACAATACGTCTTCGATGGCAACGACAGATCCGACCACAACCGAAGAGAGCGAGACCACCACTGAAACAGCAGAGACAGAGACAGTAACTCCGACCACTACAGAAACCGAATCGAGCACCGAGACAGCCACGGAGTCACCGACAACCACTGAGGCGTCTGAAGAAGAGACAGCTACATCAACGGAAACCTCAACCCCAACTGAGACCGACACTGCGACCACTACTGCAACGGCGGCGGAGACTCCACAGTCAACAACCACCGCCTCGACTCAAACACCGACCGAAACCGAAACTGAGGCCGAGGCCGAGGCATCAACTCCTGAATCAACCGACACGTCAACACCCACTGAAACATCCGAACCAACTGAGACAGCCACAGAAACCGACACACCAACCGAANACTCCTGAATCAACCGACACGTCAACACCCACTGAAACATCCGAACCAACTGAGACAGCCACAGAAACCGACACACCAACCGAAACGCCTGAATCAACCGAGACACCGACTGAAACGTCCACTCCAACGGAAACACTCACCGAAACGTCCGAGTCGACAGAGACACCGGAGCCGACAGAGACACCAACTGAAACACCAGAACCGCCCGAAACCAACACACCAACCGAAACGCCTGAGCCTACTGACACCCCACCAGAACCACCAACAGTTACCCCGGAACCGACAGAGACACCGACGACAACTGAAACGCCGACAGAAACTGAAACACCTACTGAAACGCCGCCTGAGCCACCGACAGAGACACCGGAGCCGACAGAGACACCAACTGAAACACCAGAACCGCCCGAAACCAACACACCAACCGAAACGCCAGAGCCTACCGAAACACCGCCTGCACCGCCAACCGAGACACCAACGGAAACACCCACTCCCACAGAAACACCTACCGAGACAGTCACTGAAACGCCCGAACCAACCGAAACGGCCACTGAAACGCCACCTGCACCACCAATCGATGACTCGACAGACAGCGGAAACGAAGACTCAGCGCCAAACGAAGCGACGAGCGCAGATGATACTGAGATGACTGCTTCCGCATCAGCAGCCAGCACTTCGGGGATGAGCGGGTCGTCGAGCGGAGGTGAAGAGACCACCGATAACACGAACGGGGCACAAGAGGGAAGCAACGAATCCGCAGATGCCAATCTGATCGCTGCCCCTCACAAGTCGGAGTTCCGGTAAGCAGCTAAATTACTTTTACCGGCAGGAAGTTTTGGATTGTAGTTTGCATTGGGCGGTAGAGCGCGGAGAGCAGTGCCACCGGATCTTGTTTGTCTCTTCCAGAGGGGCGGGAACGACTCATGCCCTACCTCGACGACAACTACACCAAACCGGTTCTCGACTCGCTCAACGACGTTCACCAGCAGACTGGCCACGGATGGCCACGCATATTCCGCGACTGGATCGATATCGTCTTCGCGAGCCTGCAACGCGACGACGACAGCCACGGCGGGATGGTCGATCGATACGAGAGCGATTTCGGTGAAGAGACGACACAGACTGCTTTCAGAGCATATTCGGAAGGCTTCGCAAACTTGCTCGCAGCGATGGAAAAGACCGATGCCGACGTGCTCGGATGTTTGTACCAGGAGTATGGCGCTCCGTCCGAAGAAAACGGACAGCACTTCACGCCCCCGCCCGCTGCACGATTGCTCGGTGGGATGTCAATTCCTTCCTCTGAGGAGATTGAGAACACAACGCCAGACGACCCATTGACAATCCACGATCCCACCTGTGGAAGTGGTGGTCTCCTTGTCGGTGCAGGACAGCAGCTCGAAGAAATCGCTGAATCGCCATACGCTGCCCTGTTCTTCGGACAGGATATCGACAGCAGATGCGCCAAGATGACCGCGATCAATTTCGCCATCCGAGGACTTCCTGGGTTTGCGATTCACGGTGATTCGCTCAAAGCCGATCCGATGGCCGCGTGGAAAGTCATGCCCTCGAAAGGGCTAATGGATGCGCCGATCCAAGAGTGTGAGCCTCCACAATTCCTGTCCACCTCGGGGGATGAGGCCCCTGGCGGTTCGTCACCGCCCACAGCAGCAGATGGCGCGGACGAGGCTGGAGAACGGAACGTCCAGGTCGACGTGGACGTGGACCTGGATACGCAGCAGGCCCAGTTCGCTGCATTTACTGACGGTCAAGGCGGCGCTGACCAGTGAGCTCGACTTTGCACGTATATAAGTACCTCCGAATTCTGACGTCTCAGGCTCTACAGAGCAGTATCTATCCGATGATCTGTGACTTGACGGGCCAGCTGTGGAGGCGAGTACGGGCCAGATCGGGTCAAATTTGATGATCACCGGCTGGTTGATCACCTATCTACGAGCACTCACGGAGTGAAATAGACACCCTCGCGGTTTCTACTCTGCGTTCAGAAAACCTCTTATAAACGTGCAAAGCTGAGCAGTGAGGACAGCTCGGTTTTTCACTCGGTGTGGGGAGTGTCCGAATTCGGATTCGGGTTTCCACCCATGTCCAGATCTCATCCACCAGCACCAGCAACTGGCACCACATCAGAGCAAACAGATTCGCGGGCAGTTGGGAACGGTGACGACATTGCTGCCGCCCGTCAAGCGGACTACATCGCGTTTCTCCACCGCCATCCGTTCGCCACCGACGCCTACGACCTTGGCTTTCTCCCCGGCATCCGCGAGGACTACTCGTTCCAGATCAACGACTTCGCAAACGTCGAAACGCCCGTCCTGATGGTCGATAACTACTTTCATGACCCCGATGCCAACCGATACGTTGCACGCATCCGAGAGCTCCCCGAGCAGCCGTGGGTTTGTGTTCTCGGCGATGTCACGACGCCCGAGCAGGCTCGCGACTACACACAGCTTGCCCGATCGCTCGTCAACGAGTTTCCCACTACCGAGTTCGTGATTGTTCCGAAGTGTCCCGAGGCGTTCGAGATTATCGACGAACAGTTCGTTCTGGGCTACCCGATGGGATATTCGGATATCCAGGCGACGGACATCAGTACCCTGAGCGATTGGCGGGGGCGGCGGGTCCACCTGCTCGGCGCGAGCCCGCCCAAACAGTTCGAAGCGATACAGCGGCTGACCCAGCCAACGATCACCGGCGACCCACCCGCGGATATCGTCGGTCTCGACTGGAACGGCCCCCAACGAGTCGCGTATCTCGGCGAATATTGGAGTCGTGACGGCTGGCAGGCTGCCGATCAGCTCTCGATCCGTGAAACCGTCAGAAAGAGCCTCCGCGAGATGCGAAAGTTTTGGGAAAGGCGCGGGGTCTGGCCAACCGAAACACCGATTGAAAGTGGCAAGTCCTCTGTACGCGAACCAGATGACCCAGTTTTCACAGCCAGCGGCGAGACCATTCGCGAACGCGAAGCACTCGAAGATGCGATTGTCGTTGACTACGAGGACGGACAGACGCTTGCCTACCGCAGCGATACTGAGCGTGCGCACGTCGAATACCACGACGGGCTTGTCCGTAGTGGCTCCTAAGAATCGTCGCGAACAAATTTCAATGAAGGAACAACATCCCTGCGACGAATTCAGCCTGTCTCGTCCCTATCTTCGTTCTCGTCCTCGTCCTTGTCTTCGTTCTCGGCCGAGGTCTCTTGTAGATCCTCGACCGAGAGTTCATTCCGAAGGTATGCACGGCCTTTCTCGACGATTCGGTAGGCAGCAACATCCGCGTGTCGTTCGACGAGACCATGCTCTGCAAGCGTCGCGCAATGGCTTGCAACGGCCTGTCGTCCATACGGCAAATTGAGTGACATGCTCGACGGCTTGATCCAGTAGCCGTCGAGATCCGCCAAGAACTGCAAGATTGGGTAATCCGCAGCTGTAAGCCAGCTCACTCTACGATGCATCGGGTACTGGCCCGATTCGGGAATGAGCAGGATTAGAACCTCCGGTCGGGGGGTTTTGTATCCGATATCGTGTTCAAGAATAACGATTTCGGTGTTGTATCCGTCTGCCGGGAGGGTTGTAGGGCAAGCTATATATGGGACAGGGGTATGATTGCACACGCAAAGCTAGGCACACAACCGCGCGCAGAAGGGGTAAGTCTGAACAGCTCCCCTGTGGCGTTTCGACTATTTAAAACCGGCGTGAGCCGGTAGTGACGGCCTGATGTCTGTAGTTTCCACGTCAACAGATAGGCCGTCACCAGATGCAACGGACGCCAACAACATCAATTCTGTCGAAACTGTCGCTGATGAGTTGTACTCGCTGCTCGCCGCAGGCGACAGCGAGTCCATTGCCGAGGAGTTCGATATCGGCATCCACAACGAGACACACGACTTCGACAACCACCTCAAAGTCGCTATTCGGGAAGGACTTGATCCATCCAGTTCCCTCTCCGAACTCGCCGATAAGACCGCCGTTGATGACTCTCTTGAGAAAATGCCCGAGTCACGGTTCTCCGAACTCACGAACGACCGCGACTACCGCGCGGTCGTTCGACTCCTCTTCGCGTTACTCCATACACCACAGCTGTATCATCAGCGTGCTGTTCAGCGAAAACGTCTGGAATGGCTTACACGAGGGGTAATTGCTGTCGACGCGACGAATCTCGAACTCACCCGCTCAGTTGTCGTCTCCGACGAATTTGTCGGAGACGACNCTGTCGACGCGACGAATCTCGAACTCACCCGCTCAGTTGTCGTCTCCGACGAATTTGTCGGAGACGACGAGCACGTCTATGAAATCGACGTAGACGACGGTGGACTCGAACTGCATTGCGCCGCGCGTGTAGACGGTGAACACAAGCATCCGCTTGGGACAACCGTCACAGAAGGTGAAACCCACGAAAGTCCGCAGTTCGACCACCTCAAAGACGACGTCGAGGTCTTCGCAGACCTCGACTCGGTCATCTGGGTCTTTGACCGCGGATACACGCGCTATCGCCGGTTTTGTGAAATCAAGCACAGCGACGATGACTTTGTCACATTACTCCAGTCAAACGCCCGTCTCGACGTTCTGGAGCGCGTCCAGAACGTCGAGGTCACTAACGAGGACGGAACGAGACAGATTCGTGATGAACGAATCGAACTGGCTGAGACCGGTGAACAGTTTCGTCGTATCGTTTTGGAAACGCCGGATGGAGAAGAGATTCAGTACCTGACGACGCTGGCGTCGTCAGCGTACGATCCCATTGACGTGATCAGTATCTACACCCTCCGGACAATGATCGAGATTCTGTTTCGTGAATTCAAACAATATCTGAA is drawn from Halococcus salifodinae DSM 8989 and contains these coding sequences:
- a CDS encoding VWA domain-containing protein, whose protein sequence is MPTSEEALIESDNADFADDEARQLVESVDANYLVLISTRPATIDNLPIDDQLTADRAQQFGSALHELGHIRYTAIANAAALLEERVDEAHQEFVHGLWNACEDAAIENQLRLDQSQIAADRIELVRRSISTQAEEYQTGESCAFTFRDAIETALYDEGIYDTGVRDALCDPDDDRIVFAGDADRQAYEQVADSISELITTVLSTPNSVERIEHILDWWESVVKPLLDPSQQNQQESGQPDPDGATGESSTDASSSDRSSGSSADGEGEKSTDESADADRSSAESEAGQTGESTPESNSSGDDPDSSSREESSTSDGMGESDESEGSGSSQAENQPNPDAINTDQRQSHPGADVLDYPDIGGDEDADALRQPGHDEGDKDEAGSNGDSEVERESADDHQATGGDRENESAADTAGDAGSEDDGRENANGVRDSDTDTSPDEGGDTDATPDSGTDAGNSEEMPGSNDGQSSQNDSSGANHSETTDVAGESDEQDSEGESERETSESQSRSQSSGNPWGPSNDTNQTSLGSFSTSESQTESGASASDSGGSDESPANESDAERDGSPTDAGDANESESESESESNESNTVGDSGNDTTDGSDEGSTDKGPNTDSAHNSESVGDEGPAESSSIEDEDGVTTSESDTPASDGDTEREDTSTETTPDANEQSPASTPDHADGDGGLDREGALETDRDAAHDEAERATPDERGLERDLEDVADALDALEEQDGGGAAPGSLSELDIMPVMEESSSKTTAERWGDAAADAEFVGGSLRKALKESHRDAHRSGVTSGTFDRRRTAALARGDVDVFQVRQPGDDKQYDLVIILDRSNSMRKHIKTAEDALVRFALACEEIGINVGVIDFINTEARLIKPFSVGSAHVRESLLSERYGGKTPLADALGLSRELLEQRRNSPLVLVVTDGKPGSADAYQDELTQSYAPVCGVTLVLDQPAGSVPERVSRNERFYDRHVYVHDPSQLANRLDQFAVMFSGL
- a CDS encoding N-6 DNA methylase — its product is MPYLDDNYTKPVLDSLNDVHQQTGHGWPRIFRDWIDIVFASLQRDDDSHGGMVDRYESDFGEETTQTAFRAYSEGFANLLAAMEKTDADVLGCLYQEYGAPSEENGQHFTPPPAARLLGGMSIPSSEEIENTTPDDPLTIHDPTCGSGGLLVGAGQQLEEIAESPYAALFFGQDIDSRCAKMTAINFAIRGLPGFAIHGDSLKADPMAAWKVMPSKGLMDAPIQECEPPQFLSTSGDEAPGGSSPPTAADGADEAGERNVQVDVDVDLDTQQAQFAAFTDGQGGADQ
- a CDS encoding DUF6610 family protein, whose amino-acid sequence is MSRSHPPAPATGTTSEQTDSRAVGNGDDIAAARQADYIAFLHRHPFATDAYDLGFLPGIREDYSFQINDFANVETPVLMVDNYFHDPDANRYVARIRELPEQPWVCVLGDVTTPEQARDYTQLARSLVNEFPTTEFVIVPKCPEAFEIIDEQFVLGYPMGYSDIQATDISTLSDWRGRRVHLLGASPPKQFEAIQRLTQPTITGDPPADIVGLDWNGPQRVAYLGEYWSRDGWQAADQLSIRETVRKSLREMRKFWERRGVWPTETPIESGKSSVREPDDPVFTASGETIREREALEDAIVVDYEDGQTLAYRSDTERAHVEYHDGLVRSGS
- a CDS encoding phage repressor protein gives rise to the protein MQFLADLDGYWIKPSSMSLNLPYGRQAVASHCATLAEHGLVERHADVAAYRIVEKGRAYLRNELSVEDLQETSAENEDKDEDENEDRDETG
- a CDS encoding IS4 family transposase; the encoded protein is MSVVSTSTDRPSPDATDANNINSVETVADELYSLLAAGDSESIAEEFDIGIHNETHDFDNHLKVAIREGLDPSSSLSELADKTAVDDSLEKMPESRFSELTNDRDYRAVVRLLFALLHTPQLYHQRAVQRKRLEWLTRGVIAVDATNLELTRSVVVSDEFVGDDXVDATNLELTRSVVVSDEFVGDDEHVYEIDVDDGGLELHCAARVDGEHKHPLGTTVTEGETHESPQFDHLKDDVEVFADLDSVIWVFDRGYTRYRRFCEIKHSDDDFVTLLQSNARLDVLERVQNVEVTNEDGTRQIRDERIELAETGEQFRRIVLETPDGEEIQYLTTLASSAYDPIDVISIYTLRTMIEILFREFKQYLNVEDFHSKSLNGVLFELFCALIGYVLVEWLRQRHPIKGGVARAIQKVRTHWNETLTSFG